The genomic interval CAACAGAAGGTCCCCTCTCCCCACCATGGGTATCAGGGGTGATATGAATTCAGTCTGGGATATGTGGTTTGTGAAAGCTGCAAGCCATGTAAACAGAGCTGTCTGGTAAGTAAATGAACATTTGGATCTATGCCCCACCTGCTCTGCTCACACAACATTCTAGCACAACTCATACTGGGTTATATTTAACTGTCTGGTCATCAGTCTTTCATCCTAGACAGCAGCTTTCCTGAGAGACTATTTAGCTTGTGTTCCCCAGGAGCAAAGTGAAAATTCAGTAAGTTTACTGACCGAACAGTTCTAGCTCCTCCCTTCTGTCCACCCCTACTTCCCTGAAGGCAGGAGATTGTGTCTAAATCCCTCACTCCCTCCCCCTATCAGACTGGGAGGCACCAGCAGCCTCATCATTCCCTTTCCTGTCCAAGCCTATCCAGTACCACATTCCCCTGCAAACCATCCCATCCACCCACTGCTAGCCAATtcttaaccacattttttttttgatgagaaTCCCAAATACTCTGTAGTAATCATCTGTTCAGGAAagttttactgagcatctactatgccAAAGACTGGAGATAACAGGACAATCCCTGTAATTTGAGGCTTCACAGACTAAAAGGACTTAACCCAATCGTCCCTATTCTATCTGTTTCTCTATCCACACCTATGTTCTGGACACTGGCTTCTTCGTGCTCCTTGACTGAGTCCCAGGCATGCTTGTTTGTCTCATCCCAGGTTCTCTCTCCAAGAACTAATATAAACACATTGTCTCTCCTTCTTTAAATCTCTTTAACATCATTCTGATCCTTTTGACCATGGAGAGAGGAAAATCCTGTGCACAGGTTCATTGACGCTTGAGAAAGCTGACCACTAAGGAATAGTAAAAGACCAAGTGTGGCTAAAGCTACGCTTATCTTCCATCTCCTCCTCTAATGGCCCCTCTCCTTTAGTACATCAGATAAGCTGCTCCTAGCTTCAgagtcaaataaaatattttccttaaccTGACCATCTCCTTCTCTAatcacttttttcctttcttgtcttcACTCTCAAAAGCATAGTCCACACCAGCTCCACTTCTCCACTGAACAAACTTCAATCTGACTAGGGTATTACCTCTTGATGACAACTTTTCCAAAGTTGACACTCTTTCCTTTGTTGCTCAACCCTGAAAGTTATTTTCTTAGTCCTTATTTCCGTGGCTGCTTGCCTTTCCCAGTCTCATCTCCTCAGCTCCTTCCCATGTCACTTCCCTTAATGGGTGAGGTTTTTCTGGGTTCCCATCTTCTGCCCTCTTTTCCCTTTAATCCATACACTCTAGGAGACTCCTCCATATCTAACACTTCAATGACATTGGCTTGTGTCTTTACTTCTAATCTAGATCTTTCTTCAAAACTACTAAACAAACATTCTCCTTGCCATCTCCTCCAGAAGTTCCTCATAAATCTCCAGCTCAGTATTCAAAAGCTAATCTCTCTTACCACTCCCCACTCTATAGCTCATGTCTGCTTTACTACCAGTCCACTGCTGTTGAGTTACTTAAGTGGGTGTCACCCTCAATTCTCCCTTCATTCAGTTCCCAGTTCTGGTCAATACCATCTCCTTAGTAACTCTAGTATTCACTGCTTTGGCTTATTCTCTTAACACTTCTCACCTGGATCATTGCCAGAGACTCTTAAATTGGTCTTCCTGCCTCCAATACTGACCGTTCAAGCCATTTTCTTCTGCTCAGCTCTCAGTGTTGAGTTGATATCATTTCTTATGCACTTCAATGGGTCCTCCTCTAATGTCTTTAAACTCTTTGGAATAGTGAATAAAGCCTTTCATTACCTGTCTCCTATACATCTTTCCAATCCTTTCTAGTCACTCAATATTGGAAACCAGCCAGGCTCACCTCTGTCTCTACCTCTGCACAAACTTCTTCCTCTGtttggaatgctcttccccttGCTAACTCATACTAATCCTTCCGGAATGAACTCAGCTATCACATATTCTTGAGAGGCTTTGCTGACACTCCCACCATACCTTTCTGAGTAGATGCTTCCACTGTCTGATTAATGCTGTCCCCTCCACTAGAATGGTTGCCCCTTAAGAGCAAAGCTTACCTTTTATCTCTACATTCCCAGGTCCTCTGCACAGCACTAATATAAAGTACACATCTAATAAATGCTTGCAATATTAGTCACTGTGTGCCTAATTATTTGTGTTCACTTTATCTCCCTCTTCAAGTGCCTTAAAACCTGTAAGGATGACTTCGTAGTTTCTCCCCTCCCCAAAGCACGGTATATACAGTGCTTAATTAAAAACAAGTGCTCAACATTCACTGCTTTTAAGTAAACCTTAAATCCAACACCCAGCACCTTACACTCTTGCTCCAGGTGAGTCAGATATGTCTTATTACAGGGCCCATGAAAGAGTCATCCTCTCTAGAGGGTGGGGTCACGGGCGCGGGGGgtgtaggggtgtgtgtgcacGCCTGCGCGCGCGGGGGTGGAACACAGCAAGGTAGGGAAATCGTCCAAAGGGAAGGGCTTTCTTATTTAACCCATCTCTCCCTTGGTTACTTATGTTCTTCGTCTTCTCTTGCCCAGTCCCACTGAAGTTCGTGCGGGACACCACGGAACCTTTTCTTTTGCCCTCACCACAAACCCACTTCTGCCAGAGGAAACGCCTCCCGGCGCAATTACACGCGTGCGCAGTAGCCCCCTCATGGCCCGGTCAGTCTCGTTCCGCGTGACCCTCTTCTAAGCCACGCActctcttcccttttctctctctctctctctctctctccctctccgccTACCAGTCTCACCTGAGGGGCTCGTGCTCTCTCCGTCCCCGATCCACTCGGGCTCCGGCGGCTGCAGCTTAGGCCCTTTCGGCATGGCGGTGGCAGTTAAGGTTACAGAGGCGGCACCGGGAGCTATTTCCGCTTCCGGCAGCGAGGGGCCCTCCACTCCGGCGCGGCCAACCCTCCCCGGGCGGCTCACGTGCACGCCGAGACGTCATCTCGGGGGCATGCCTGCGGCCCGGTCGGAGCGGGGCCTTAATGACTGGGCGGGGCCGGCGGCTGCCTGCTCCCATTGCGTAAGCACAGCGTTCAAAGGAGTACCACTAAGGACTAAATGTAATAATTTCCAACAAGTACCAAGGAgtagaggctttttaaaaaagtggatGCTACCTGCTACCAGCCCCTTAGCATTTGGTTAGGGGCAGAAAGGCGCCATCGACTCGGTCTAGTGTTGAGACGTGTCACAAAATCCTGAAGTGTGGAATTGTGAACGAGGAACTCTAGCCTAACAGAAATCATCTATGGGGAAGTGTGGAATTGTGAACGAGGAACTCTAGCCTAACAGAAATCATCTATGGGGAACTTGGCTTTACTTTTTTTTGTAATACCTTTACTGAGGTGTAATgtacaataaactgcacatacAATAATTTGACAGTGAATAAACTGCAAAGTGTAcatttgataagttttgacatatatGCACCCTTAAACCACTACTACAATCAAGATTTAGGCTCACTTCTAACTCTACCACAATATGCTGCGAGCAAGGTGCTCCCATAAGCCCTGTCAGCTCCATACGCTCCTGAAACCACTACATCAATGCTTTTGTCCCCACCATTGCCTAACTCCACTCTGTCCTAGGTCAACAGCTTGGGTCCATCCTACTCACTCTCCCAGCAGCATTTGATACAGATGGTTACTCCctccttcctttgttttcttcagggacACTGCTCTGTCCAGGTTTCCTTTCCATCTCCGGCTTCTCTTTCTGCAGTCTAAATGTTGGAGTGCTTGGTGCTCATTCTTTGACTCTTCTTTATCTAGACTTATTACCTATATCTCATAACTTTAAATACCATCCGTAACTGATAAAGATCCCCAAATGTCTCCTGTTGGCTTCAACATCTGCCCTAAGCTCCAGGTTCACAAATCCAACTGCTTATTGCACATCCTCTGAGATCTCTAATAAATATCTCAAATTAGTATATACAAAACCAAgttcttgttttttattcctcAAGCCTGTGTCTTTTCCAGGTTTCCCCACATCAGGAAATCACACCACCTTTCATCCAGTTACATCTTGGGCCGATTGAAAGGTCCTTCTTTCTCTGTTCTGCCTCCCCAACCACAAGCCATGTctacttcattcattcaaaaacgtAGCTATTGAGTGCCTGGTATGTGCCACGCACTCTTCCAAGGCTCTTGGGATATCTCTGAATAAAGTAAAGATCTCTCCTTACATTTCTGGCAGGGGAGATaatactagaaaaagaaaaatacagatcaaGGTAAATAGTATCAGGAGGGCAGATTGTAGTACTAAAATAGACAGTTCATGAGGCCTCAGTGAGATGAAATTCAAGCAAATCCTTGAAGGTGAGAGTTTTGGccacacatttccagaagagccTTCTTGGCAGAAGGAACAGCTAGAGCAATGCCCTACAACAGAGGAGTACTTGGCATATATAAGGAACAAACAGCAAGGAAACAAGACTGTGGCTGGAGTGGTGTGAGCAAGGGGTTGTTGTAGAGAtgaggagagaaataaagcaggGTCTGGATCAGAAGGGTCTTGTAGGCTTCTGTTCTTGACTAGTATAGAAGAAATTACAAGGTTCTGGGCAAAGCAGACATGACCtgactttcattttgaaaggATGACTAGGGCTGAGAATAGACTAAGAgacatggggtggggaggagtggcagaagcagggagacctgTTAGTTGTTGGTGACTCAGACTAGGGTGACAGTAGTGGAGGTGGCAAAAAAAGggcttctcattttatttttaataagaaccAGCAGGTCTTGTTAATGAATTGGATGTCACGTGTgaccaaaaaaaatatatatatattaaggatGACTCCAAAGTTTTTGGACTGAGCAACTAGAAAGATGGCATTATCAACTGAGACTTTAAAACACATCTCAAATCGACCCACTTCTTTCCATCTCTACCTCAGGCCAAACCATCACCTATTTCCCCTGGAGTGCCAAAGTGGCCTCCTTACAGGTATTCTTGTCATTCTCATTCTCTAGTCTATTTACGCCTATAATCAGTGGTAGTTTTACAATGTAATCATttgctcaaaatgctcagaatatAATCCAAATGTTTTGCCACGGCTTACAGGGCTTTGTATAACCTGGCCCATTATACTTCCTGATCTCATCTTCCAATCCACATTCTAGCCACACTGGTCTACTTTTACTTCAAACCCCTCAAACtcattcctgcctcaggacctttgccgTTGCTGTTCCCTATGCCTGGAATGCATATCCCCCAGATATTCATATGGTTGCTTTCTCATTTAATCTCAACTCTTTTctgttacctcctcaaagaagcCTTAACTCTTGTAGTATTGTCCTGTTCTCTCGACATCTGTTACTCTCCAGTCTCTTCCTTCACTTTATTACTTATGATTATGTTACACGTGTACTTATTGTTGAGCACCATATGGGTAGGGATTTTTTTTCCACTGATACATCCCCATCCCCTAGAACAGTGCTGGGCCCAGAGCAGGCACCAAAGTATTCACTGAATCAGTGTAAAGTTTAAATAAGTAAtgcatataaagaacttactATGGTGCCTGGCATAAAGCAACCAGAAGACACCACACTCTGGTAATTCTCCCCATCTGTCTAGCCATCCCTTCTTGGTCTCCTTGCCAGGCTCATCCTTGTCCTTCTTCACTTGGTCACTACATCTACCTTTCCTCAAGGCTAAGCCTGGACTCTTTTCTTCCCACTTGACATTGTCCTTCCAGATGACTAAGCTAGATTCCTCAGAGAGGTCTATCACAGCCACATCTTGAGTAGCTCTCAAACACTATTTTCTGCACAGTATCCCATTTGTTTCCCTTATAGCATTAATCACAACCtgtaattatttgtttacatTTGAGAAAGACAGCTCCTGACATCTGGGAACTGGCCTGACACTAACCGCTAGGCCTTGGTGTTGCTAAGAGCTGGCCTGGCATTCAAATTTAGGCTAGGGTACTTGCATGCTGAACATACCTCACAGAATGCCAACAGCAGGCAAGGTCACTCTGTGACTAATGAAGTCAAGATGAAGTTCAATCTTGTCTAAGCATAGACAAAAACAAGGCAACCATGCAAACCACTAAACAGCCCCTTCTTTGCTAAAACCAAtgatggcttaaaaaaaaatggttacaTCTTTAGCCATATTTTATTTCACCCTCCTTCTAGATGAGATTAAGATGTGCAGTCACAGAATTGCCCCCACTTCCTGACAGCACCCAATGAGAACAATTCCCCATTTCCTTGAACCTTCTCCCCAAACCCTAATCCTGCCATTTCTAACCCTTTCTCAGAGACAACCTCTGTGGAGCTAATAGACCCAGCTTGGCTGTATGTGTGCTCCTGGTAGTCTTTCGTTGGAGGGCATTGACACTTTTACTACCTTATTCTCTATTGCACCCCTAAATTCTAGCAAGGAGTTGCTGGCAGAGTATGTTCATCCTACCATTTTCATCTGCTTCAAGTCCAGTACTTTGCTTAGCACGTGGCTGCCTGAATAGGATACCATTCTAAGCCTTGATGGCAGCCAAGTATTGGCCACAGGACTGAGTTACAGCCAGTGGCATGTAAGTTGAAGAGCTGTATCATCTTTTGGAAAATGTTCTCCAAGACAGCTGGTGTCCTTTGCCCTTCCTCCATTCCAAGGCTTAGAGCATGGATAAGCAAGCTAGAGCTTCACTTCCAACAGTGAATAAAAGgatctgaatagtggagctgaaAGCTGGGGGGAGGAATTCAGAACACCTGAGGACCCTGTGGTGGCATGATTGTCACATATGCTTTGGACAGTCTACCTCTTGATTTgtgagagaaataaacttctatctTGTTTTAAGACTAATTTTGGTTTCTGTTACAACTTAAAGCTGATAAGCTGGGTTATAGTAGGTATTTAATATttagagtgaatgaatggatctaTGTTCATGGCTTCAACCACCACCTGTAACTGATTTATGTCTCTAGTTTTAATTTCAGTATCAAACCTGTATATCCAACTACCTACTTTCTCTATCTCCTTGGCTATCTTAAGGGGAGCTCAGACTCAACATTCCAAAAGCAAGTTAGTGGCATTCTGCCAGTTTTCTTCCAATACCCTTTCAAATGGCACTTAGTTATGCAAGCCACAACTACCCCAAGTCTataatactttcatttttatttgtttccaaaTGTCCTCTTTATTCCTACACTACTACCCAAGTCTGTATCACGAGCACAACTCACCCACACTGCTAAAGTAACCTTTTAACTGCCACTGCCAAGACTGGCCAGCTCCATACATTGAAGTTGGTATTTTTGGAAAACCAATCTAATCCCTTATACTGCCTGAAACTCTTGAAAGGCTCTGGTCTTAAGACCCAAATCCTTACGACCTGCATGGCCCTTAGCAGTCtagcttttctttcttctgccttgCCTCCCACCCTTCCCAACTTTAAGCAACAACCTTGCCTGGACTTCACTTtcctgccccacctcctgctTGTCCTGAGCTTATCTCAGTTGCCATCCTCCCAGACTCCCTTTATCACATACTCCCCTATCATCGCGTCTCACTTCCTCATGTCACTTCCaacacatatttttcatttcttgagtGGCTCTCCTACAGATTTAAAATTAATTGGTTTCAGCTTTTATTGCTAGTATACACTAGTTACACTAGTTATCTCTAGTATAGTGCCTAGTATATTGCCTGGCCCACAGGCATCTACAAGTGCTTGTTGAAAAGACTGCTTTGTCATTTCCAGTCCATAACCATAAACATTCAAACGgggtaaaatgtttaaaaactacTTCATGGCCTTTCCTTTCTCATACAAGACTGCCACTGGACAGAACGCAGCCTGTTCTGGCTGGCACCCAGACGTTAATGGGACCCCATCGGTTTTCTCAGACTGAAAGTCCCTCAGACTTTGCCTGTCTCCATCACTGTGTGACCTAAAGAGTAAACTGACTTCAAGAACAGCCTCACCTGCACCTCCAGAGATGACTGGAACACAGGTATTAAAGAAAATGCTTGTTTCCACTGTGTTTATTACTAAtataaaaaaaggttaaaaagaaaaaaaattcattttcagtTCTCCAATGGCTctcatccctccctcctgcccacacAACTCCTGACCCATTTCCTCAGGACCAGTTCACAACTGAACCTGTTCACTGCTGTTTTCACAGAAAACAACGAGTGCCAGGGATGTAGGGGAAGAAGGTTGGAAGAGGGCAACAGTACTGTCCAGGTTCCAcccagaggcaggagggtggAGATTCACAGAATTCAAATGAAAGGGCTGGTGGCCTCACAATGATGTAGTCTAACTAAAGTGGGCTGGAGAGGAGTGGGTAGGCCCATCAGAGGCTTTAGAGGACATCTCACAGGCTTGTTTCAAACCCAGAAAAACTGACACCAGAGGAACAGGACGACCAAGGAGGCAGTCTTGTGTAAAGTTTCACAATTCTCCCACATTGGAAGGTGGGAAGGGTTTAGAGGGCACCAAAAGCCTTACTCATTTTGGCAGAAAAACTTAACTCTACTGTTGGGAAGTCACAAAAAtgccacagacactgagaaaggcTACAAAAGGACACATGGTTTCACAAAGCACAGTGACCACAGACCAGAGCGGTTGGGATCATGCTACTGATGCAGAAACTACGAAAtccaaaagcagggagagtggcctTTCAGGCAGTAACTCGGTACCAGTCTTCCAAACTTGACCCCAGGTCAGACAACCTGGTGAGTTTCACAGAGCAGCTGACAACACTGGGGGTTGGGTATGTCACATAAAGAGTCCTGAAAACAAGCAGCTAGAAGAAGGGAATGGTAGGAAGCTGCTCCAGGGCTCTCAGGAATTAAGGGTGATACTGGGGGCTGGATGGATAGATGCACAAGAAACAGCACCAAAGAGGTTTCCTGTTCAGCAGTCAGTTGGTGATGGGGAAGAGGATCCAGGAGGCAGTTGAATGGAGCAAAGATGGGGTCCTGAAGGTGAGTCTCTGGAGGCTGGATCAGAAGAAAGAGTGCACTCTGTGCACAAGTGATGAAACACAATTCCGCACCCCAAGGCGGGGAGGTGGTGGAAGGGGTGGGTGTCACTGACTGAGGGTGGCAGGTGAACAGCCTCACAGTAGCCATCACAGGGCCACAGGGAAACATACGGCCACTAGTCACAGAGGGCTCCTTCTAGCCTGGAGGGGAAGGCACAGTCTCACAGAGGAGGTCCATTGACGCCTGGGTGGTAGAAGGCACAGAGGTCCTCGTATCGACAGTGACCCTTTTTGGCAAAATGTCGGCAGACAGGGCGGCTGGATTTGTCTGTGAACAAGTGAAAATTGGGCAGTTTAATGTAATGTAACAAAAAGCAGGGATAGAGCAGTTAGATTTCCTACTCCCTACCGTTTCCAGATATTTTGGAATAACAGTCTTTCTCCTGGGAGAAAATACATTCAAGGCTATACTCTTACTTTAAAAGGACAAAGGACAGCCCAAAAGAAGAGCGTCATGGACATTCTGGGAACTAGGTCACTCTGGGAGTGATGGGTATTACAGCTGTACAGGCATAAAAAAATGAACCTCACCTTCCATAACTTGGGGTACATCCTTGGGCGGGCAGGTATTCTTGATAAGAGACCAGCTTTTGAGTCTTCGAGGGTTTCTCTGCTCTTTGTGAAAGCCTCCCCTGCAGGGACCCCCATGGCCTGGTCCAGGAAAAGGTTCAGCATTGGCCCCCCACCAACCACGACCATATGGGCCAGACCTGGGGCCTGGGCCTCCTCGGATTGGGCCTCTGCCTcggggaggaggtgggagactCAGCAGTGGTGGAATCACTGGTACCCTTGATCCTGGAGCACCTCTGTGAAGAgctaaaaaaaaagggaaagagagagaggaggggaagagagacaaagagggaaCAACATGGAGAGGTGATCAGTGGCTAGCTTAATACTGATAAAGccctgatttttttaaactagtttttattgaaatacaatacACATACAGAAAACATGCCAGTTTTAAGTGCACAACTCAATTATCACCGAGTAAATACTCCTGTGTTTCTACCACCCAGGGGAGGGGATAGAGCCTTATTAGCACTTCATAAGTCCCTTCCCTTGTACCCTTCCTCCCCTACTCATCTACCCTCCCTGCCAAATATAACCATTATCCTGACTTCTAGCACCACAGGttaatttctgtgtttttgaactttgcataaatggaatcatacagtctgTATTCTTTCCTGACTCCTTTTTCTCAAgcatgtttgtgagattcatccaggtTGCCTGTAGCAGgagtttgttcattttcattgcagTATAGTATCCCATTGCATGCACACACAGCTTATTTatctgttctactgatggtggacACGTGGGTGGATTTGTTTGGGGCTGTAACCAAAAATGTtactataaacatttttatacatatctttgttatatatgtatgcattaaTCAAGTATATTACATAGTAGAGGTATTGTTGGGTACTAGAATATATGTATGCTCAGGTTTAAAAGATCAAGTCaagctgtctttttcaaagtgtttGCACCAATTTGCACTCACACCAGCAGCTGTTCCATAGCCTTggcaacacttggtattgtcaatcttttttatttttaccattctCGTGACTGTGAAAAagcagtgttttgtttttaaactgtagtaatacatgtaacataaaatttgccatcttaactatttttaagtgtatatctCAATAGTTATGTAAATTCACATTGTTTGAAATCTCCAGAACTTCTTcgttttgcaaaactgaaattctacaGCTACTAAAGGACCCTCCTTTCCCCCATCCACCcatggcaactaccattctattTTGTTTCTGTGAATTTAACTATTTTAGGTAATTCATGTAAGTGGGATTGTACAgcgtttgtctttttttttttgtatttgtatttttgtaactGGTTTCATTTAGCCTGGTGgtctcaagattcatccatgctgtagcatttgattggattttcttccttttaggggctgaatagtattcttttgaatctacattttgtttatccattcatccatcagtggatacttgggttgcttccagctcttggctactgtgaatagtgctgctgtgaacatgggtgtggtacaaatatctcttcaagatagtgttttccattcttttggaTGTacacctagaagtgggattggtAGGTCATACAGTtctattttaatgttttgagaaaccttcatactgttttccacagtggttgcaccactTTACAATCctaccaatagtgcacaagggtttcaATTTCAAAGTGGTGTGTTTTTGTATTGCttttgatgactaatgatgttttcTTGTTCACATATTTTTGGCCATTTAGTTCTTGGTTTTTATGAGATAGCTGGTctggtcttttgcccatttttctagcAGGCTATCtagaagagttctttatatactgtaGTTATGAGCCCTCTATCGGTTATATTTGTTGTAAATATCTTCTACTCTAAGGCTTCATATTAGTTTAGTTTTTTAATGGTGCCATTTGATAGTTTATATTTTCTAAGGCAGGTCAGTTtatcaatcttttcctttatggttaatGTGTGTTCCTTGTTTAAGAACTTATCTACTCTAAGACCAAAAAATAAATTTCCTAGAATTACTTtaccttttacatttagatctacaGTGTACTTGGAATTAATATTTGTATTGATATGAATAAGAGCTCAAACTTCATCTTCCCCCACGAGTATCCAATTAATCCagtatcatttattttaaagagtaCTATTTCAGTTCCAGCCTCATCATAAATGAAGTGTCTATATGTTCAGGCTTGTTATTGCACTCGTCAGGCTGTCCTATTGACATATGTCTATCACTGTGCCAGTACCACACCATCCTAACTACTGTAGCTGTAAAGTTTAAGTCTTGATATTCAGAGTAAGCCCTCTATCTTTGCAATGTTTTACTCTGATATTCTGCATTTCCACATAATAATGCAGAATGCTTATATTCAAAAAAGATTACAGGGATTATAACTGGGAATGCATTGAATGTACAaatcaatttgggaagaactgtTATCTTTACActgaatacacatttctccaTTCATTCAGGTATAAAATTCCTGATcttttgatttaaagtctttCCTGGCTTTTAGTCCCTCCATTGCACCCTTCTCCAGGACCTAATCAAACGATCAGGGCCCCTTCCTCCTCACCTGACTTGGGGTCACCAGGTTTTCCATTGGCCATGGGGGGAGGGCCCAGAAGGCTGGGTGGTCCTAAGAGCAGACATGAAAATATGGTCATCAGAATGGACTAAAGGACTGATGATCCTGTTCTATGTTTTACTTCTGTTACTCATTTCTTAGTCCAACCAGTAAAGCCAGACATATTCTCGGCAGTGTTACGAATTCTCACCCCACCTGTCTGCCCTTTCCTTTGCAAAGCTTCTTCAGAGTTTGCAAAAAATGGAGACTTAGGCAAGGGGGATAATGCAGAAAGGATACCTACAACTTTATCTTTCCCTTACACTGCTGCTATTCAAAACATCCCAAAATATTACAGAAGTAATCCAATCTCTCTTTAACTGCTGGCCAGTCAGACAGATAgctttccctcctcctctgctgCTCCCCCTCCTTCCAAAGTAGTTTAGAGAAAGCTGCATTTCTACTATTCCTGAGCAAGTCTGGTCGCAAACTGTCATCCCATCAACCTCTCTAGGGCCCCTCTTCTCTACCGTTCTGCGGCAGCGCACACGAATTCTTTATCTCTCCTCTTCTGCCTTCTTTATAAAGGTTTAGGGGCTGGATTGCTGTTGAGAGTTCAAGTA from Manis pentadactyla isolate mManPen7 chromosome 16, mManPen7.hap1, whole genome shotgun sequence carries:
- the PRR3 gene encoding proline-rich protein 3 isoform X1; amino-acid sequence: MPKRKKQNQQQLPQQQPPLPEREETGDEEDGSPIGPPSLLGPPPMANGKPGDPKSALHRGAPGSRVPVIPPLLSLPPPPRGRGPIRGGPGPRSGPYGRGWWGANAEPFPGPGHGGPCRGGFHKEQRNPRRLKSWSLIKNTCPPKDVPQVMEDKSSRPVCRHFAKKGHCRYEDLCAFYHPGVNGPPL
- the PRR3 gene encoding proline-rich protein 3 isoform X2, with protein sequence MPKRKKQNQQQLPQQQPPLPEREETGDEEDGSPIALHRGAPGSRVPVIPPLLSLPPPPRGRGPIRGGPGPRSGPYGRGWWGANAEPFPGPGHGGPCRGGFHKEQRNPRRLKSWSLIKNTCPPKDVPQVMEDKSSRPVCRHFAKKGHCRYEDLCAFYHPGVNGPPL